One window of Streptomyces sp. NBC_00273 genomic DNA carries:
- a CDS encoding MFS transporter, protein MTTPRMTGVVHRGSGMNRRLLLLLTLTCAVGVGTVYFPQAVSPLVGTALHVSPGSAGLVVTAIQIGYTAGIFLLVPLGDRLPHRPFLVTLLALTGTGLLAAGCAPGLAPLLAAAAVVGVTTVAAQVISPLAAGLVAADRRGAVLGTLLSGSTGGMLLARTFGGTLGEWLGWRAPYLAAGAVALVLAAVLSRALPVTSPTSRRPYPALLAEPLRLLRTEPELRRSCLYQAAVFGAFSAVWTCLALLLTGPAYGLGAHAVGMLALVGAVTMLCTPYAGRLVDRTGADRVNLVCLLGVLVSAAVLAAGAGGGAAGLAALAGGTLLLDVSMQSGTVANLARVYAVRPDARSRLNTAYMTCAYLGGSGGSWLGVRIYGRAGWRGVCALVALCAVIALARHLVAPHGHNHGRGRDARQAGGDGRGVPVPVGIGGPPTAAPPVGSAGRTV, encoded by the coding sequence ATGACAACTCCCCGCATGACGGGCGTCGTTCACCGGGGGTCCGGGATGAACCGCCGGTTGCTCCTGCTCCTCACCTTGACCTGCGCCGTCGGCGTGGGCACCGTCTACTTCCCGCAGGCGGTCAGCCCGCTGGTCGGTACGGCCCTGCACGTGTCGCCCGGCTCCGCCGGCCTCGTGGTGACCGCGATCCAGATCGGCTACACGGCCGGGATCTTCCTGCTGGTGCCGCTCGGCGACCGGCTCCCGCACCGCCCGTTCCTCGTCACCCTGCTCGCCCTGACCGGCACCGGCCTGTTGGCCGCGGGCTGCGCGCCGGGGCTGGCGCCGCTCCTCGCCGCCGCGGCCGTCGTCGGTGTGACGACCGTGGCCGCGCAGGTCATCAGTCCGCTGGCGGCCGGTCTGGTGGCCGCCGACCGTCGGGGAGCCGTACTGGGCACCCTGCTGAGCGGTTCGACCGGCGGCATGCTGCTGGCCCGCACCTTCGGCGGGACGCTCGGCGAGTGGCTGGGGTGGCGGGCCCCCTACCTGGCGGCCGGGGCCGTGGCCCTGGTGCTGGCGGCCGTCCTGTCCCGCGCCCTTCCGGTCACCTCCCCGACCTCGCGCCGGCCGTACCCGGCCCTGCTGGCCGAGCCGTTGCGCCTGCTGCGCACCGAGCCGGAACTGCGCCGCTCCTGCCTCTACCAGGCGGCGGTCTTCGGTGCCTTCTCGGCGGTGTGGACCTGCCTGGCGCTGCTGCTGACCGGCCCGGCCTACGGCCTGGGCGCCCACGCGGTGGGGATGCTGGCCCTGGTGGGCGCGGTGACCATGCTGTGCACCCCGTACGCCGGGCGCCTGGTGGACCGCACGGGCGCGGACCGGGTGAACCTCGTCTGCCTGCTCGGGGTCCTCGTCTCGGCGGCGGTCCTCGCCGCGGGCGCCGGTGGCGGGGCGGCGGGACTGGCCGCGCTTGCGGGCGGCACGCTGCTGCTCGACGTCTCGATGCAGTCCGGCACGGTCGCCAACCTGGCCCGGGTGTACGCCGTGCGGCCCGATGCCCGCAGCCGGCTCAACACCGCGTACATGACCTGCGCCTACCTGGGCGGCAGCGGCGGGTCCTGGCTGGGCGTACGGATCTACGGCCGGGCCGGCTGGCGGGGCGTGTGCGCGCTCGTGGCCCTGTGCGCCGTGATCGCCCTGGCCCGGCACCTCGTGGCGCCGCACGGGCACAACCACGGGCGCGGGCGCGACGCACGACAGGCGGGGGGCGATGGGCGGGGCGTCCCGGTGCCGGTCGGCATCGGTGGCCCGCCCACCGCCGCCCCGCCTGTCGGTTCAGCCGGTCGAACGGTGTGA
- a CDS encoding glyceraldehyde-3-phosphate dehydrogenase encodes MTVNEDSFTSWKNREEIAESMIPIIGKLHRERDVTILLHSRSLVNKSVVSILKTHRFARQIDGEELSVTETLPFLQVLTTLDLGPSQIDIGMLAADYKSDDRGLSVAEFTAEAVAGATGANKIERSEGRDVVLYGFGRIGRLVARLLIEKAGSGNGLRLRAIVVRQGGDQDIVKRASLLRRDSIHGQFQGTITVDEASSTIIANGNAIKVIYANDPSEVDYTEHGIKDAILIDNTGKWRDREGLSKHLRPGIDKVVLTAPGKGDVPNIVHGVNHDTIKPDEQILSCASCTTNAIVPPLKAMDDEYGVLRGHVETVHSFTNDQNLLDNYHKADRRGRSAPLNMVITETGAASAVAKALPDLKAPITGSSIRVPVPDVSIAILSLRLGRETTRDEVLDYLRDVSLHSPLKRQIDFTTAPDAVSMDFVGSRHASIVDAGATKVDGDNAILYLWYDNEFGYSCQVIRVVQHVSGVEYPTYPVPAV; translated from the coding sequence GTGACTGTCAATGAGGACTCGTTCACCAGCTGGAAGAACCGCGAGGAGATCGCGGAGTCGATGATCCCGATCATCGGGAAGCTGCACCGGGAGCGGGACGTCACGATCCTGCTCCACAGCCGCTCCCTGGTGAACAAGTCGGTGGTCAGCATCCTCAAGACCCACCGATTCGCCCGGCAGATCGACGGTGAGGAGCTCTCGGTCACCGAGACGCTGCCGTTCCTGCAGGTGCTCACCACGCTCGATCTCGGCCCGTCCCAGATCGACATCGGCATGCTCGCCGCGGACTACAAGAGCGACGACCGCGGCCTCTCGGTGGCCGAGTTCACCGCCGAGGCCGTCGCCGGTGCCACCGGCGCGAACAAGATCGAGCGCAGCGAGGGCCGCGACGTCGTCCTGTACGGCTTCGGCCGCATCGGCCGCCTCGTCGCCCGCCTGCTCATCGAGAAGGCCGGCTCCGGCAACGGCCTGCGCCTGCGCGCCATCGTCGTCCGTCAGGGCGGCGACCAGGACATCGTCAAGCGCGCCTCGCTGCTGCGCCGCGACTCGATCCACGGCCAGTTCCAGGGCACGATCACCGTCGACGAGGCGAGCAGCACGATCATCGCCAACGGCAACGCCATCAAGGTGATCTACGCGAACGACCCGTCCGAGGTGGACTACACCGAGCACGGCATCAAGGACGCCATCCTCATCGACAACACGGGCAAGTGGCGCGACCGCGAGGGTCTGTCCAAGCACCTGCGCCCCGGCATCGACAAGGTCGTGCTGACCGCCCCGGGCAAGGGCGACGTCCCGAACATCGTCCACGGCGTCAACCACGACACCATCAAGCCGGACGAGCAGATCCTGTCCTGCGCCTCCTGCACCACCAACGCGATCGTCCCGCCGCTCAAGGCCATGGACGACGAGTACGGTGTCCTGCGCGGTCACGTGGAGACCGTCCACTCGTTCACGAACGACCAGAACCTGCTGGACAACTACCACAAGGCCGACCGTCGTGGCCGCTCCGCGCCGCTGAACATGGTCATCACCGAGACCGGCGCCGCCTCCGCCGTCGCCAAGGCGCTGCCCGACCTCAAGGCGCCGATCACCGGCAGCTCGATCCGCGTCCCCGTCCCGGACGTCTCGATCGCCATCCTGAGCCTGCGCCTGGGCCGTGAGACCACCCGCGACGAGGTCCTCGACTACCTCCGCGACGTCTCGCTGCACTCGCCGCTCAAGCGCCAGATCGACTTCACCACGGCTCCCGACGCGGTCTCCATGGACTTCGTCGGCTCGCGCCACGCCTCGATCGTCGACGCGGGCGCCACCAAGGTGGACGGCGACAACGCCATCCTCTACCTCTGGTACGACAACGAGTTCGGCTACTCCTGCCAGGTCATCCGTGTGGTCCAGCACGTGTCCGGCGTCGAGTACCCGACCTACCCGGTTCCGGCGGTCTGA
- a CDS encoding phospholipase D family protein yields the protein MTHADWLLLPAERGNPATRLDRRRPGGAAWSTGNDVRPLVHGAVYFAELLAAVRAMGPGDLLLFTDWRGDPDERLDGPGTEVGSVLCRAAERGVLVKGLLWRSHLDGLHFSQEENLRFGKEIARAGGECLLDMRVRPGGSHHQKLVVLRHRDRPELDVAYVGGIDLCRNRNDDASHRGDRQSLPLAAAYGPHPPWHDVQLALRGPVVGDVEAVFRERWEDPAPLSRSPLTRLRELMHREDVSADRLPPQTPDPRSCGTHTVQLLRTYPNRLLYGYPFAPDGERSIARGYTKALRRARALIYLEDQYLWSPRVVDRFARALAAHPGLRLIGVVPTVPEQDGRLTLPMNLIGRINALEELRRAGGDRVAVYGLENRAGTPVYVHAKVCVIDDVWASVGSDNVNLRSWTHDSELGCAVYDECPDPRRPADPGGLGDGARAFARELRLELMREHTGAGAADELCDPVSAFAAFAASARALDAWHESGRPGPRPPGRLRRYVSPDLSVTQRVLAAPLHHLLVDPDGRPLGMRLRGRF from the coding sequence GTGACACACGCCGACTGGCTCCTGCTCCCCGCTGAGCGGGGCAACCCGGCGACGCGCCTGGACCGGCGCCGCCCCGGCGGCGCGGCCTGGTCCACGGGCAACGACGTACGGCCCCTGGTCCACGGCGCCGTCTACTTCGCGGAGCTCTTGGCGGCCGTCCGTGCGATGGGTCCGGGCGATCTGTTGCTGTTCACCGACTGGCGGGGCGATCCCGACGAGCGGCTCGACGGGCCCGGCACGGAGGTCGGCTCCGTCCTGTGCCGGGCGGCCGAGCGCGGAGTCCTCGTCAAGGGCCTGTTGTGGCGTTCCCACCTGGACGGTCTTCACTTCAGCCAAGAGGAGAACCTCCGCTTCGGCAAGGAGATCGCGCGGGCCGGCGGTGAGTGCCTGCTCGACATGAGGGTGCGGCCCGGCGGCTCCCACCACCAGAAACTGGTGGTGTTGCGCCACCGCGACCGCCCGGAGCTGGACGTCGCCTACGTCGGCGGGATCGACCTCTGTCGCAACCGCAACGACGACGCCTCGCACCGCGGTGACCGCCAGTCGCTGCCCCTGGCCGCCGCCTACGGGCCGCACCCGCCCTGGCACGACGTCCAGCTCGCCCTGCGCGGGCCGGTCGTCGGCGACGTCGAGGCCGTCTTCCGCGAGCGGTGGGAGGACCCGGCTCCGCTCAGCCGGAGCCCGCTCACCCGACTGCGGGAGCTGATGCACCGCGAGGACGTCAGCGCCGACCGGCTGCCACCGCAGACACCCGATCCACGGTCCTGCGGCACGCACACCGTCCAACTGCTGCGGACCTATCCGAACCGTCTGCTGTACGGCTACCCCTTCGCCCCCGACGGCGAGCGCAGCATCGCCCGCGGGTACACCAAGGCGCTGCGCCGGGCCAGGGCGCTGATCTACCTGGAGGACCAGTACCTGTGGTCCCCCCGGGTGGTGGACCGCTTCGCCCGGGCACTGGCCGCACACCCGGGGCTCCGGCTGATCGGGGTCGTCCCCACCGTCCCGGAGCAGGACGGCCGGCTCACGCTGCCCATGAACCTGATCGGACGGATCAACGCCCTGGAGGAACTGCGCCGGGCCGGCGGCGACCGGGTCGCGGTGTACGGGCTGGAGAACCGGGCGGGAACACCGGTCTACGTCCACGCCAAGGTGTGCGTGATCGACGACGTGTGGGCCTCGGTCGGTTCCGACAACGTCAACCTCCGCTCGTGGACGCACGATTCGGAGCTCGGCTGCGCCGTGTACGACGAGTGCCCGGACCCGAGGCGGCCGGCCGACCCGGGAGGTCTCGGGGACGGCGCACGCGCTTTCGCCCGGGAGCTGCGCCTGGAACTCATGCGCGAGCACACCGGGGCCGGGGCGGCGGACGAGCTGTGCGACCCGGTGTCCGCCTTCGCCGCCTTCGCCGCGAGCGCGCGGGCCCTGGACGCCTGGCACGAGAGCGGCCGCCCCGGCCCCCGGCCGCCCGGTCGGCTGCGCCGGTACGTGTCCCCGGACCTGTCCGTGACGCAGCGGGTCCTCGCCGCCCCCCTGCACCACCTGCTCGTCGACCCGGACGGCCGCCCGCTCGGGATGCGACTCCGCGGCAGGTTCTGA
- a CDS encoding phenylacetate--CoA ligase family protein: protein MLETGVRQVRVAMAMVFGRRLNVRAVERLVADALLTLEEFGSLGDDVDELADGPFADPDERRDLQDRALRRTVRRLAERSPFYRERLAGIDLDGVTAATLTGIPVTRKADLIESPADFLCGTPYLATQTTGTTGRPVQIWLSRYEMELWPALIALSLVLRGDLGPGDRMQINLSSRATAAVQEDVEVCRLANASCHVVGQIPPEESVEHLLGPGGGARPTVLTGNPSYLGQMVTAARRRGYGPEDFALRAIYAGGEMLSRRLSDALRETFGAPTVGDAFGMTELLPVSGRTCSARHLHIDPNMGYTEVLDLATGEPAAPGRLGELTVTPYFPYRECMPVLRYNTGDVVRTLEGEADCELAAVPAVSHILGKAGTLHRTIDGIVTPRDVLEALDGTPGLPFPLRHRAEVGADGRLHVEVASKEVTEAEVAERLRAQDVDARVTVLPVDEEEAARLFPLRCDLSEHTFTRSHA, encoded by the coding sequence GTGCTCGAGACCGGTGTCCGCCAGGTACGGGTGGCCATGGCGATGGTGTTCGGCCGGCGGCTGAACGTACGGGCCGTCGAGCGACTGGTCGCCGACGCCCTCCTCACGTTGGAGGAGTTCGGCTCGCTGGGCGACGACGTCGACGAACTGGCCGACGGACCGTTCGCCGATCCCGACGAGCGCCGGGACCTGCAGGACCGCGCGCTCCGCCGGACCGTACGCAGACTCGCCGAGCGCTCCCCCTTCTACCGGGAGCGGCTCGCCGGCATCGACCTCGACGGCGTGACCGCCGCGACGCTCACCGGGATCCCGGTGACCCGCAAGGCCGACCTCATCGAAAGCCCCGCCGACTTCCTGTGCGGGACCCCCTACCTGGCGACCCAGACGACCGGAACCACCGGCCGCCCCGTGCAGATCTGGCTGTCCCGTTACGAGATGGAACTGTGGCCCGCGCTGATCGCGCTGTCCCTGGTGCTGCGCGGCGACCTCGGGCCCGGCGACCGGATGCAGATCAACCTCAGCTCCCGGGCGACGGCCGCAGTGCAGGAGGACGTCGAGGTGTGCCGGCTCGCCAACGCCTCGTGCCACGTCGTGGGACAGATCCCGCCGGAGGAGTCCGTCGAGCACCTGCTCGGCCCGGGCGGCGGAGCCCGGCCCACCGTCCTCACCGGCAACCCCAGCTACCTCGGCCAGATGGTCACCGCCGCCCGGCGACGCGGCTACGGACCCGAGGACTTCGCGCTGCGCGCGATCTACGCGGGCGGGGAGATGCTCTCGAGGCGCCTGTCGGACGCCCTGCGCGAGACCTTCGGCGCCCCTACCGTCGGCGACGCCTTCGGCATGACCGAACTGCTGCCGGTCAGCGGCCGCACCTGTAGCGCACGGCACCTCCACATCGACCCCAACATGGGCTACACCGAGGTGCTCGACCTGGCGACCGGCGAGCCCGCCGCCCCCGGCCGGCTCGGCGAACTGACGGTCACCCCCTACTTCCCCTACCGGGAGTGCATGCCGGTCCTGCGGTACAACACCGGTGACGTGGTCCGCACCCTGGAGGGCGAAGCGGACTGCGAACTGGCGGCCGTGCCCGCGGTCTCCCACATCCTCGGCAAGGCGGGCACCCTGCACCGCACCATCGACGGCATCGTGACCCCGCGCGACGTCCTGGAGGCGCTGGACGGCACGCCCGGCCTGCCGTTCCCGCTGCGCCACCGGGCGGAGGTCGGGGCCGACGGCCGGCTCCACGTGGAGGTCGCCTCCAAGGAGGTCACCGAGGCGGAGGTGGCCGAGCGGCTGCGGGCCCAGGACGTCGACGCCCGCGTCACGGTCCTCCCGGTGGACGAGGAGGAGGCCGCGCGCCTCTTCCCGCTCCGCTGCGACCTGTCGGAGCACACCTTCACCCGGAGCCACGCATGA
- a CDS encoding IclR family transcriptional regulator, which translates to MARSGAEGRGVLEGAFALMEVLAEGEEVGLTRLATDAELPKATAHRLLGQLVSLGAVQSRSGRYRLGARAFRLGQAWHPARMLRAASARPLRELASANGRLTLSLSVAEAGQTIVVAGLRGETDDVFPLRPGVVLPPGSAAELILAASAPEAEPPEGRTAASWAREVAQARERGLAFQYGECVSSLSCVSAPVLSASGQVVAAVAATSPDAKQIAPLGEYVARAAAMISANLSRRPATGARAHLERPASPPGPRAPHPVLAGPH; encoded by the coding sequence ATGGCCAGATCCGGCGCAGAGGGGCGGGGCGTACTGGAAGGGGCGTTCGCGTTGATGGAGGTGCTCGCGGAGGGCGAGGAAGTCGGGCTGACCCGCCTGGCGACGGATGCGGAGTTACCCAAGGCCACCGCCCACCGGCTGCTGGGTCAGCTGGTGTCGCTGGGCGCGGTACAGAGCCGCTCCGGCCGCTACCGGCTCGGGGCGAGGGCCTTCCGCCTGGGGCAGGCATGGCACCCGGCGCGGATGCTGCGCGCGGCATCGGCCCGGCCGCTGCGTGAGCTCGCCTCGGCGAACGGCCGGCTGACCCTCAGCCTGTCGGTCGCGGAGGCGGGACAGACGATCGTCGTCGCAGGGCTGCGCGGCGAGACGGACGACGTCTTCCCACTGAGACCGGGCGTCGTACTGCCGCCCGGGAGCGCGGCCGAGCTGATCCTGGCGGCCTCCGCCCCCGAGGCGGAGCCGCCCGAGGGGCGGACGGCGGCCTCCTGGGCCCGTGAGGTCGCGCAGGCCAGGGAGCGGGGGCTGGCCTTCCAGTACGGGGAGTGCGTGAGCTCGCTCTCGTGCGTGTCGGCTCCGGTTCTCTCCGCGTCCGGGCAGGTGGTCGCCGCCGTGGCGGCGACCAGCCCGGACGCCAAGCAGATCGCGCCGCTGGGCGAGTACGTGGCCCGGGCGGCGGCGATGATCAGCGCCAACCTGTCCCGACGGCCGGCCACCGGGGCCCGGGCGCACCTCGAGCGGCCGGCCAGCCCTCCGGGTCCCCGGGCCCCCCACCCGGTCCTGGCCGGTCCGCACTAG
- a CDS encoding DUF7144 family membrane protein codes for MASDAGSARTSQSQPSAWTAPTSGTTITAGALMVFAGAMAIFEGIAALARDDLFVVTRHYVFEWSVTGWGWVHLILGIALVFAGCAVFTGALWARFFGVAIAGLGAIANFLWLPYYPWWAVILIAVNLFVVWALCAGMQREADASMTT; via the coding sequence ATGGCCAGTGACGCCGGCAGCGCCCGGACCAGCCAATCGCAGCCCAGCGCCTGGACTGCACCCACATCGGGTACGACCATCACGGCAGGCGCCCTGATGGTCTTCGCGGGTGCCATGGCGATCTTCGAAGGGATCGCGGCCCTCGCCAGGGACGACCTGTTCGTCGTGACGCGGCACTACGTGTTCGAGTGGAGCGTGACGGGCTGGGGCTGGGTCCACCTGATCCTGGGCATCGCCCTCGTTTTCGCCGGCTGCGCCGTGTTCACCGGAGCCCTGTGGGCGCGCTTCTTCGGCGTGGCCATCGCCGGCCTCGGCGCGATCGCCAACTTCCTGTGGCTGCCGTACTACCCGTGGTGGGCCGTGATCCTGATCGCCGTCAACCTGTTCGTGGTCTGGGCGCTGTGCGCGGGCATGCAACGGGAGGCCGATGCGAGCATGACCACCTGA
- a CDS encoding MmcQ/YjbR family DNA-binding protein, which yields MAMTAQDVRLIALSLPDSSEKLAWGMPTFRVGGKIFVSLADDDTSIGVKCPKEDRAELIAAEPEKFFLRAGHDDHYAWIRVRLAAVRNEAELRAILTDSWRQAAPKRLVAAHPELTADTG from the coding sequence ATGGCCATGACCGCGCAGGACGTCCGCCTGATCGCGCTGTCGCTTCCGGACAGCAGCGAGAAGCTCGCCTGGGGCATGCCGACCTTCCGGGTGGGCGGGAAGATCTTCGTTTCGCTCGCCGACGACGACACCTCGATCGGGGTGAAGTGCCCCAAGGAGGACCGGGCCGAGCTGATCGCGGCGGAGCCGGAGAAGTTCTTCCTGCGCGCCGGCCACGACGACCATTACGCCTGGATCAGGGTCCGGCTCGCGGCCGTGCGGAACGAGGCCGAGCTGCGCGCCATCCTGACCGATTCCTGGCGCCAGGCGGCCCCCAAACGCCTGGTCGCCGCCCATCCGGAGCTGACCGCGGACACGGGCTGA
- a CDS encoding GAF domain-containing protein, translating into MTYYESNGHLLLTPVDREAPARAVRLRELGLGERTDAELDAFARRVADALGAPYAGVNFIGEERQFFAGLHHAAEAPASGYPARVLARDHGYCPHVVVRRRALVLEDVRDFARFAGNAVVDESGVRSYAGAPLTDRRGIVLGTVCAVDVVPRKWGTEGLATVKALAADLVALVHEREDRRG; encoded by the coding sequence ATGACGTACTACGAATCGAACGGACACCTGCTGCTCACGCCGGTGGACCGGGAGGCGCCCGCACGTGCCGTCCGGCTGCGCGAGCTGGGCCTGGGGGAGCGGACGGACGCCGAACTGGACGCCTTCGCGAGGCGCGTCGCCGACGCACTCGGCGCACCGTACGCGGGGGTGAACTTCATCGGCGAGGAACGGCAGTTCTTCGCCGGGCTGCACCACGCCGCCGAGGCCCCGGCGAGCGGGTACCCGGCGCGGGTGCTGGCCCGCGACCACGGCTACTGCCCGCACGTGGTGGTGCGGCGGCGGGCGCTGGTGCTTGAGGACGTACGGGACTTCGCGCGCTTCGCGGGCAACGCGGTGGTGGACGAGAGCGGCGTGCGGTCGTACGCGGGCGCGCCGCTCACGGACCGGCGGGGGATCGTCCTGGGCACGGTGTGCGCGGTGGACGTGGTGCCCCGCAAGTGGGGGACGGAGGGGCTCGCCACGGTGAAGGCGCTCGCGGCGGACCTGGTGGCGCTGGTGCACGAGCGGGAGGACCGGCGGGGGTGA
- a CDS encoding GTP-binding protein: MAYVNDCDAPAPAPAPVPAAGAPPATLKILVAGGFGAGKTTFVGAVSEIEPLSTEELLSGLGAGFDPLHGVQEKTTTTVALDFGRITLDERHVLYLFGTPGQHRFWFLWEELCAGALGAVVLADTRRLDDCFPAVDFFERRGIGFIVAVNEFDGGHRYGPDEVREAVGLGPEVPVVRCDARLASSGTGALAALVRHLLCMSTFSSSSSESGEPP; the protein is encoded by the coding sequence ATGGCCTACGTAAACGACTGTGACGCCCCCGCCCCCGCTCCGGCCCCGGTCCCGGCCGCCGGAGCTCCGCCCGCGACCTTGAAGATCCTGGTCGCGGGCGGGTTCGGGGCGGGCAAGACCACCTTCGTGGGCGCGGTGAGCGAGATCGAACCGCTGAGCACGGAGGAACTCCTCAGCGGACTCGGCGCGGGCTTCGACCCGCTGCACGGCGTCCAGGAGAAGACCACGACGACCGTCGCGCTCGACTTCGGCCGGATCACCCTGGACGAGCGCCACGTGCTCTACCTCTTCGGCACCCCGGGACAGCACCGCTTCTGGTTCCTCTGGGAGGAGTTGTGCGCGGGCGCGCTCGGGGCGGTGGTGCTCGCCGACACCCGCCGCCTGGACGACTGCTTCCCCGCCGTGGACTTCTTCGAGCGGCGCGGCATCGGTTTCATCGTCGCCGTCAACGAGTTCGACGGCGGTCACCGCTACGGGCCCGACGAGGTCCGCGAAGCGGTGGGGCTCGGGCCCGAGGTGCCCGTCGTACGGTGCGACGCGCGCCTGGCGAGCTCCGGGACGGGGGCGCTGGCCGCCCTGGTCCGGCACCTGCTCTGCATGTCCACGTTCAGCTCTTCGTCTTCGGAGTCGGGGGAACCGCCATGA
- a CDS encoding DUF742 domain-containing protein: MRARGAGACAKGRDTPWLDDSAGRVMRPYTASGGRTRPGFTLDLLSLVTATGVRPHVPLGAEHTLALRLCAGATTVTVAEVAGQLRLPAVVVKVLLSDLMEHGAVMAQAPRFPGGSSFAADDRSLLLAVLDGLRKRL, translated from the coding sequence ATGAGGGCCCGCGGGGCGGGGGCGTGCGCGAAGGGGCGGGACACACCGTGGCTCGACGACTCGGCGGGCCGCGTGATGCGCCCGTACACCGCCAGCGGGGGGCGGACCAGGCCGGGCTTCACGCTCGACCTGCTCTCGCTGGTGACGGCGACGGGGGTGCGGCCGCACGTCCCGCTCGGGGCGGAGCACACGCTCGCCCTGCGGCTGTGCGCGGGCGCCACCACCGTCACCGTCGCCGAGGTGGCCGGGCAGCTGCGGCTGCCCGCCGTCGTGGTGAAGGTGCTGCTGTCCGATCTGATGGAACACGGGGCCGTCATGGCGCAGGCGCCGCGGTTCCCGGGCGGGAGCTCGTTCGCCGCCGACGACCGGTCCCTGCTCCTGGCGGTGCTCGATGGCCTACGTAAACGACTGTGA
- a CDS encoding roadblock/LC7 domain-containing protein, translated as MGGEMATKTGGRLSDLDWLLSGLVQRVPYTRSAVLLTADGLVTCVHGMDADSADHMAALASGLYSLGRSAGARFAGGAEVRQVVVELDSALVFVSAAGSGTCLAVLADREADAGVLGYEMAMLVKSVRPYLAAPPRRPVADTER; from the coding sequence ATGGGCGGCGAAATGGCGACGAAGACCGGCGGCCGGCTCTCTGACCTCGACTGGCTGCTCAGCGGCCTGGTGCAGCGCGTGCCGTACACGCGAAGCGCCGTTCTCCTCACCGCCGACGGGCTCGTGACCTGCGTGCACGGGATGGACGCCGACAGCGCCGACCACATGGCCGCCCTCGCCTCCGGGTTGTACTCCCTGGGCCGCAGCGCCGGCGCCCGCTTCGCGGGCGGCGCCGAGGTGCGGCAGGTCGTGGTCGAACTCGACAGCGCGCTCGTCTTTGTCTCCGCGGCCGGATCCGGAACCTGTCTGGCCGTCCTCGCCGACCGGGAGGCGGACGCCGGGGTGCTCGGCTACGAGATGGCGATGCTGGTCAAGAGCGTCCGTCCGTACCTCGCGGCCCCGCCGCGGCGGCCCGTCGCCGACACGGAGCGATGA